A region of Panicum virgatum strain AP13 chromosome 8N, P.virgatum_v5, whole genome shotgun sequence DNA encodes the following proteins:
- the LOC120686882 gene encoding F-box protein At1g67340-like, translating to MRKPTKRRSRLIRGGGAEAATLAAKRRVAFGHGGVDAFDRLPDDLVLAVLAGLAARAGSPADLAAAAMTCRRFRDLAAHPAVLSRAATAAVAVRAGGWSEAAHRFLRRCAAAGNLHASYFLGMVRFYCLGSRAAGAALLARAAAGGHAAALYALSVVRFNGSGGGKADKDPRTGVALCARAAWLGHVPALRELGHCLQDGYGARRDAAAGRHLLLHAAARELAAVSSARRRGRAAEDDGGAAAAASRFMVEWWALMSAEKPAAAAGGGGGCGAGDDAEELRLCSHARCGRRETRRHEFRRCSVCVSANYCSRACQALDWKRVHRGQCGAAAAAARCLAAGNAY from the exons ATGAGGAAGCCGACGAAGCGGCGCTCGAGGTTGATCAGGGGTGGTGGCGCCGAGGCGGCCACGTTAGCGGCGAAGCGGAGGGTCGCGTTCGGTCACGGCGGCGTCGACGCGTTCGACCGCCTCCCCGACGACCTCGTCCTCGCCGTGCTCGCCGGGCTCGCGGCGCGCGCAGGGAGccccgccgacctcgccgcggcggcgatgac GTGCAGGAGGTTCCGGGACCTCGCGGCGCACCCCGCGGTGCTgtcgcgggcggcgacggcggccgtcgccgtccgCGCGGGGGGTTGGTCGGAGGCGGCGCACAGGTTCCTGCGGCGGTGCGCGGCCGCCGGCAACCTGCACGCCAGCTACTTCCTCGGCATG GTCAGGTTCTACTGCCTCGGGAGcagggcggcgggggcggcgctgctggcgcgcgcggcggcgggcgggcacgCGGCCGCGCTGTACGCACTCTCCGTGGTGCGGTtcaacggcagcggcggcggcaaggcggaCAAGGACCCGCGCACGGGCGTGGCGctgtgcgcgcgcgccgcgtgGCTGGGCCACGTCCCGGCGCTCCGCGAGCTCGGCCACTGCCTCCAGGACGGCTACGGcgcgcgccgcgacgccgcggccggccgccacctcctgctccacgccgcggcgcgcgagctcgccgccgtctcgtcggcgcgccgtcgcggccgcgccgcggagGACGAcgggggcgcggccgcggcggccagccGGTTCATGGTGGAGTGGTGGGCGCTGATGAGCGCCGAGAAGCCCGCGGCagctgcgggaggaggaggcggctgcggcgccggcgacgacgcggaGGAGCTGCGCCTGTGCTCGCAcgcgcggtgcgggcggcggGAGACGCGGCGGCATGAGTTCCGGCGGTGCTCCGTGTGCGTGTCCGCCAACTACTGCTCGCGCGCGTGCCAGGCGCTGGACTGGAAGCGCGTGCACCGCGGCcagtgcggcgcggcggccgccgccgcacgctgcctcgccgccgggaACGCGTACTGA